A segment of the Acidobacteriota bacterium genome:
CGCCGTAGGCGTGCACCACCGGGTATTCGGGCACCTGCTCCGGGCTGCCGTAGTCCGGTCCTTTGCAGTGGACTTCCGGCCGCAGCTGGGAGATCAGTGGCGCCGGGCTGTCGCCGTCAAAGATGACCACGAAATCCACCGGCTCCAGGGCCGCCAGCAGCTCCGCCCGCTCCGCCGCCGGCACGATGGGGCGGCCGGCTCCCTTGAGGCGGGCCACCGAGTCGTCGTCGTTGATCGCCACCACCAGCCGGTCGGCCTGTGCCCGGGCCGCCTGCAGGTAGCGCAGATGCCCCACGTGGAGCAGGTCGAAGTGGCCGTTGGCGAAGGCCAGTCGCAAGCCTTGCCGGCGCAGCTCCTCCGCCCGCTGC
Coding sequences within it:
- a CDS encoding adenylyltransferase/cytidyltransferase family protein; its protein translation is MGEVMTVPELLQRAEELRRQGLRLAFANGHFDLLHVGHLRYLQAARAQADRLVVAINDDDSVARLKGAGRPIVPAAERAELLAALEPVDFVVIFDGDSPAPLISQLRPEVHCKGPDYGSPEQVPEYPVVHAYGGETRLVGDPKDHNTSDLIAAVRSLPD